The following coding sequences lie in one Phycicoccus duodecadis genomic window:
- a CDS encoding GNAT family N-acetyltransferase: MSTSIRPATLADVPAILRLVEDLAEYEKARHEVEATEEHLRAALFPEDGATSTFAHVAEVDGQVVGMAVWFLSFSTWTGTSGIWLEDLYVDPAHRGSGLGHGLLRALAQVCRDRGYRRLEWWVLNWNTPSIGFYESLGAQPQSEWTTYRLDGDALAALAGATGGA; the protein is encoded by the coding sequence GTGAGCACGAGCATCCGTCCCGCGACCCTCGCCGACGTCCCCGCCATCCTGCGCCTCGTCGAGGACCTGGCCGAGTACGAGAAGGCCCGCCACGAGGTCGAGGCCACCGAGGAGCACCTGCGGGCGGCGCTGTTCCCGGAGGACGGGGCGACCTCGACCTTCGCCCACGTGGCCGAGGTCGACGGCCAGGTCGTGGGGATGGCGGTGTGGTTCCTGTCGTTCTCGACCTGGACCGGGACCAGCGGCATCTGGCTCGAGGACCTCTACGTCGACCCCGCGCACCGGGGGTCGGGGCTGGGCCACGGCCTGCTGCGTGCGCTCGCCCAGGTGTGCCGTGACCGGGGCTACCGGCGCCTGGAGTGGTGGGTCCTGAACTGGAACACCCCCAGCATCGGCTTCTACGAGTCGCTCGGCGCGCAGCCGCAGAGCGAGTGGACGACCTACCGGCTCGACGGCGACGCGCTGGCCGCGCTGGCC
- a CDS encoding DUF952 domain-containing protein translates to MTDSLFHVADASEWEAARALGRYERSTRGLSLAEVGFIHLSTAEQWPGVLERYYADHHGDLVLLTIDPSRVGPEIRWEPAQPEADELFPHLYGGLDAGAVTDARPLSR, encoded by the coding sequence GTGACCGACTCCCTCTTCCACGTCGCCGACGCCTCCGAGTGGGAGGCCGCCCGCGCCCTCGGACGGTACGAACGCTCCACCCGTGGGCTCTCGTTGGCCGAGGTCGGGTTCATCCACCTCTCCACCGCCGAGCAGTGGCCGGGGGTGCTCGAGCGCTACTACGCCGACCACCACGGCGACCTGGTGCTGCTGACCATCGACCCCAGCCGGGTCGGGCCCGAGATCCGCTGGGAGCCCGCCCAGCCCGAGGCGGACGAGCTCTTCCCCCACCTCTACGGCGGGCTCGACGCCGGCGCCGTCACCGACGCGCGGCCCCTCAGCCGCTGA